The sequence below is a genomic window from Pseudomonadota bacterium.
TCTATCGTCACGTTACAATATGGGCTACGGAATCATATCCCCGAGGAACTGTTACGTGGGTGGACAAGAAACAAACTGCCGATTTAATAATCTGATATATCAGGCAGCCGACGCAGGCCGTAAAATATCTCTGTGGTTCATTCCAACCAAGGACTATAAGGCTATCGAAAGTAAGTTGCGGATTTCTGAGCAGGCTGAGTGGAATAGAATTTGATTAGTATTACATAACGAAACAATGCAGCCGATCGCTTGCAGCTCCGGCTGATTTTTGTGTTATATGCAACAATTACTTAAAAATACGAGGAATGAATTGTCTGATCTATCAATAATTGCCCCTATATGGCTTACTGAGTGGATGGAAGTACACAAGATTACCTTATGGGGTGCGGCAGATCTTCGGGATTTTTCCACACCCCAGGATGAAACAGGACAAAGATTTCCTTTCGCTCTTTCATGGGCTATTCCAATGAACCCCCAAATAATGGTCAGTATCCAGAATGGGCCTAACCAAACATACGTTGATGAATATGCCAAAGTGAACAATCATATCAATGAATTATCAGCAGCATTAGCAGCCGAAATCAAAGTCAGAGGTTTTCGATCCAAACCGCTGGCGGCTTCGGATCGTACCGATACGGTTAATATCAAAGGGGATTTTCCCCACAAAACAGCAGCAACAAGAGCAGGGTTGGGCTGGGTAGGTCGTCATTGTCAACTTATAACGCGCCCGTTCGGATCATGGATTCGATTGGGAACCGTTTTCACCGACATTAAACTTCCGTGTGGGCCGCCAAAAGAGAGAAACTTCTGCGGTCGTTGTACACGCTGCGTAGAAGCCTGTCCTGCAAAAGCATTGAAAGGCAACGCATGGTATCCGGGATTGCCACGTGAAGAGA
It includes:
- a CDS encoding 4Fe-4S dicluster domain-containing protein, producing the protein MEVHKITLWGAADLRDFSTPQDETGQRFPFALSWAIPMNPQIMVSIQNGPNQTYVDEYAKVNNHINELSAALAAEIKVRGFRSKPLAASDRTDTVNIKGDFPHKTAATRAGLGWVGRHCQLITRPFGSWIRLGTVFTDIKLPCGPPKERNFCGRCTRCVEACPAKALKGNAWYPGLPREEILDVWACDQWKKEHYFHYHSGHNCGICSAVCPHGLRVLKKKSDKT